In Heteronotia binoei isolate CCM8104 ecotype False Entrance Well chromosome 5, APGP_CSIRO_Hbin_v1, whole genome shotgun sequence, the DNA window AAATATGCACAGATCAGTTAGGAAGGTTTGAGACTCGGCTTCATGCCTGTGTGTAATTGGATCTCTGCTTTTTTCCCAAGCAGATGATATGAGGCAGAATGAAAATGACGATGTTCTCCAGGTACTCTTGGAACAATGGAAGAATGAAGATTTCGAAGGAAACTTTAGGAAACAAGACAGACAACAGAAGCAGGAGAGAAGCCACAGGGTGGAGAGGAAGGAGAACCCTATTCTTGGCCAAGTACATGACGTCCAGGAAATCCCACTACGAGGAGGAAAGACTACCCAAAAGAGAAGGAACAGAGGCATCAATGCTGACCCGAGAATCTACACAGGGGAAAATCAAAATGAAGTCATGGAATTTGGAAAGCGTATCAGTCAGAGCGCGGACCTGATTTCGCACCAACAAATCCACGCCCTGGAAAAACCGTATCGTTGCTCGGTGTGTGGAGAGAGCTTCAGTCGGAGAACGATTCTGACTTCCCACCAAAGAATGCACATGAGGGAAGAGCCAAAAAACCCCGCAGAGTGTGAAAACAGGCACAGTGGAAAATCACACCATCCGAAGCATCAGATAATCCACACAGATAACCCGTATCAGGGCTCGGAAGTTGAAAAGAACTTCAACCCCCTTACTGTGCAACAAATAACACACACAGTGGAGAGGCGGTAtcaatgcttagagtgtgggaacAGGTTTAGGAGAGCCTCACACCTTCAGCAGCATCAGActatccacacaggggagaaaccacacCAGTGCTTAGAATGTGGGAAGAAGTTTACTCGGGGATCCTCTCTGCgacagcatcagagaatccacacaggcgaGAAGCCTTACGAGTGCTCCGAGTGCGGGCAGAGATTCTGCTTCAGTTCCCACCTTCAGCGGCATCAGACGATCCACACGATGGAGAAACCGTACCAGTGCTCAGAGTGCGGGAAGGCCTTCTGTCACCGCGTCAGCCTCACggtgcatcagagaatccacacgggGGAGAGACCGTACAAATGCTctgtgtgtggaaagaaatttagcCATTCGTCGTACTTGCTGAAGCACCgaagaatccatacaggggagaaaccttacgACTGtgctgagtgtggaaagagattcagtttcaGGTCCCGCCTGCAACGGCATCAACGGACCCACGTGCCAAAAACTGAATAGCTGCTCGGTTTGCAGCCAGGGCTCTTTCAGGTTGATCAAAACCGGTGGCTGAGAGATCCCCTTCATAGCACATTGCACCTTTGACCAGCTTCAGCAGATAAGCCAGCTGCAGACGTTCCTTGAAAAGCCTGATCAGGCCATGGTGATCCATACTTGGATCACGTCCTGTTGCTTTAATACGCTGTaggtggggctgcctttgaaaatggtgtGAAAACTTCTGCTGGTCCAAAAGGGGTGGCCACATCTTTCTGAGGGTTTGATTAGAGGAAGacgaggagttggatttataccctactcttCACTCGGAGTAGGTTGCAATTTCTGTTCCCTTCCTGTCCctgcaacagacaacctgtgaggtaggtggatctGAGAAAGCTccaagagaacttgtgactgacacaATATGCTGGCTGCATATTGAGGAGTAGGAATCaaatctggatctcccagattagagtctgccactcttaggcactacaccaaactggatagaaGTCCTATAATAGAACACCCCCCGTGCTGAAAGATTTGTGCTAGCTGTCAATCTGTTTCTGAAGACAGTTCATAGTTCTGGCTCTTACTTTTGAGGCCTTCAGTGTCTTGGAACCAGGGTACCTGAAGGACTCTCCTTCCGTACTGTCCAGCCCACCTGCTAAGATGTGCCTCTCAAGCTCTGGTCTCTGTGCCCCCGCCTTTAGAGGTGAAGCAGATGGCTGCAAAAGACAAGGCATTTTCTATGGTGGCCCCTTCCCTGAGGCTCTCCTCTCATGTACTTGACTGCTTTCTAGACATCAAGCCAAATCAAGTACCCATGATAATGGTTACTGGCCATTCTCCATGATTCTGATGTTGTGaatgtgtttttaattgaattattttataacttTAGATGTTAAACATGTTAAAAACATGTTTTTATGTTCACTGCACTAGGGGCCCTGATGAGATGGAAAGGCAgcagagaaatgttttaaataaaacaccATTTTTAACCCAGACTtttaatgagggggggggggtatacttCCAGCTGTTTTGAATTGTTTGCTTTTATTCTGGGGTCCATTTTCTGGGTAGTTTTAGAATTTTGTTGCATTCTAGTTTGTTTTAACAGCTTGTTTTAAGAAACAAACATTAGCAACATTATTTTAGTTGTAGGCCACCTCCAGCaagactctgaagaggtggcatagaaTACTCTTACTTAAAGAAAATAAATCTTATGCATCACCAAGGAATCCATTCTGGAGAGAAGCCATACGTTTATGCTGCTTGGTATACAACATATACATATTATATATGtcaggggtagctctccagatgtttttgtctacaactcccatcagccccagctagcatggccaatggctggggctgatgggagttaaacatctggagagctactgttggccacccctgatatatgtcatattattattatttgaacatatgaagctgccttatactgaatcagaccctgggtccatcaaagtcagtattgcctactcagactggcagcggctctccagggtctcaagcggaggtttttcacgcctatttgcttgcaccctttttagttggagatgccggggattgaaccggggaccttctgcttaccaagcagatgctctaccactgagccaccgtccctcccattatTATTTTGACAATGAATCGCCCCATCCCAGCCGTAGTCAGGCTCTGAGCGATGTACAATAATACCTAATACAATGAATAACCAGATAGTGTATATCTATGTACATGCCATATGTATTtggtgatgaggatgatcagaggcctggaaaccaagccctatgaggaaaggctgaaaggcTTGGAAATGTTCAAGTCGGGAGAAGAAGAGGCTGAGGGGGGGACACGATTGTTCTCTTTAactatttgaaggactgtcacttaagaggagggcaggaagctgttcctgttggcggcggcggagaggactcacaataatgggcttaaattaagggcaggaagacaCTGGCTAGATTAgtggtggccaaaccgtggctcttccacatattgtgtggctcttaaaggcCCCACTGTGTTGTTGACCAGCTTAGAGAAGGCTTtaaatctttaaatcacttctccaagccaagctagctggtagcttggagaatgcatttaaagttgctttctttccacctccctatttgctttcctccctccgtCTTGCAACTCTCAGATGCCTGATGGTCATGTCTCATGGCTCCcagacatctaatgttcatgttttgcgactctcagacatctgaagtttattctgtgtggctcttaagcaagtttggccacccctgggcttgatattaggaaaaactttgtTATGGTCAGAGTTGTTCAACTGTGGAATCAGCTGGCAGTGTTGCAAACAATGGGCATTATTAGATCACCCACTGCATCATCCAGCAAACTGGATGTCAAGCTGAGCAGCCCTCACAGTTCAATGATGCAAACAGCAAGCAGTATTAGATCATCCACTCAGACTCAACAAATGCCAGCACACCGATTCACTTCAACTCTTCCCCTTCTCCTACACGATAGCAATACTGGCCTTCTCCATAAGGGAGG includes these proteins:
- the LOC132571857 gene encoding zinc finger and SCAN domain-containing protein 20-like, whose translation is MGIVNVPKVLQAGSIGEFLRRRPRDPMHQQSAVGSLSLAQWEAQWQEFLTTVENPHSGWGISHLPEKPSPWDDPKAFLSSFEQVAEACRWPKEEWVTRLLPAFSGDAEEAFHRMDVREDYGKVKAAILRWDALSREKQRQQFRHFCYLEADGPQGAYSRLREICRGWLRVENHSKEQILELLVLEQLLSILPLEIQSRVRESGPQNCSQAVALAEEFLLRQEKQVPSEEAVGSVSEADRAPPGSEERQPLMAVKEEEDEEPFLVGKEGGSILEPDIGSALLSDDDMRQNENDDVLQVLLEQWKNEDFEGNFRKQDRQQKQERSHRVERKENPILGQVHDVQEIPLRGGKTTQKRRNRGINADPRIYTGENQNEVMEFGKRISQSADLISHQQIHALEKPYRCSVCGESFSRRTILTSHQRMHMREEPKNPAECENRHSGKSHHPKHQIIHTDNPYQGSEVEKNFNPLTVQQITHTVERRYQCLECGNRFRRASHLQQHQTIHTGEKPHQCLECGKKFTRGSSLRQHQRIHTGEKPYECSECGQRFCFSSHLQRHQTIHTMEKPYQCSECGKAFCHRVSLTVHQRIHTGERPYKCSVCGKKFSHSSYLLKHRRIHTGEKPYDCAECGKRFSFRSRLQRHQRTHVPKTE